The genome window GTGATGTAGTAGGCCGGGCCGCCTCGATAGGAATCGGTGTCCTTCACCTTGTACAGCTGCGCCAGTGTGGACTCGACAAATGCGGTGGCGCCACCGACTATCGCGACCAACCACATCCAGAACACAGCGCCGGGCCCACCGATGGTGATGGCCACTGCGACACCGGCGATATTGCCTGTCCCCACCCGCGATGCCGCCGAAATAGTAAACGCCTTGAACGCGGAGATTCCTTTTTTATCTTTCGAAATGTCACTGGGTTTTTCTGTCAGCGACCGAAACATTTCCGGAACCATACGGATCTGAACAACGACCGTACGGAAACAGAACCACACACCTGCCGCTAACAGCACCCACGTGATGACGGTCCATAACCCGTCACTCGAGCCAGTCACCGCGTTCTCAATAGCTGTCATAGTGAACTACCCTACGACCAACGACAGAAGATCCAGAATTTCTGATGGCCCGCTCGGCGCTATCGGCAAACATTTAACATGTTTGAAATAAATGGGCAGAGAATCTCCAGAGAATCTCCGTCACAAAGCGTCGTTGGCTTCGCGGGCCGCGTGGTGCTCCGCTTCTTTCTTGGTGTGCCCCTCCCCGTGGCCCCACACTTTGCCCTGCAAGGACACTGTCGAGGTGAAATGCGGATCGTGAGCCGGCCCCGAAATCGTCGTGTTGTATTCCGGCTCGCCTAAACCACGGCCAGCAATCTTCTCTAGCAGCTCCGTCTTCCAGTCCATATGCAGTCCGACGGTCGGCGCAGATTCAATCCTGGACTTAAACAAACGCAGAATAACGTCTTTCGCAGTCTGGAAACCGTGCTCCAGATAAATCGCACCCAGCATGGCCTCTGTGGTGTCAGCCAGAATGGAATTCTTGTCTTTGCCATTGGTCAGCTGCTCACCGCGGCCCAGCAGCACGTGGTCACCCAAGCCAATCTCTCGTGCCACATCGGCCAATGCGTACATATTGACAACGCCGGCCCGCATCTTAGAAATCTCCGACTCGGTGCGGTCGGGGTAATCCCGGTACAGGCGCTCCGCAACGGAGAGCCCTAGCACCGCGTCGCCGAGGAACTCGAGGCGCTCGTTATTCGGCAGCATCCCGTTTTCGTTAGCGAACGAACGGTGGGTCAGCGCCAGACGTAAAGCGTCGGCAGGAAGAGAGACTCCGAACCCATCGAGCAAAGGCTGATGATCAACATCGCCAAAAGCGGCGGCCCAGGCTTCTTCGCCCGTCAGCCGCTCGTGCTTCGAATTCTTTTGTTTAGACATCACGTAGATCTTTCAGCTTGTCCTGCAATCCTGCCCACCGCGGATCGACCGTCTCTGTCTCCCCGGACACCCCGTCGGGCTCGGGAGTTTGGGAGTCACACTCCTCACCGAACTCTTCGCATGTGGGCGAGAAAGGCAAGGACACTCCGGCTTCGTCGATCACGGCCTGGGTGAGATCCAACCGATTGTCCTTCACCATCGGGGTCGGATCATCGTCATCATCATCGTCGGAGTCCTCCGAGGTGATAAAACCCTCTGTCAGCGCCCATACCCCGTTGATGTGGAAGGACAGATGCGGGGTTAATGGTTTGAGGCACCGCACACACTCGGCTTCACCGGAGCCCGAAATCTCAGCATCAACCACAAGCCCCTCGCCGACATTGGTGACCGTCGCGTGCACACCCAGAGGGGTACCGACGCCAAACGCGATCATTTCTGGGCCGATGCGTACTGGCGATGGACCTTCGGTATCGATGGTCTCTACAGCGCCCGATTGCTGCGATACCGTTGAGACATCCAGGGACAGCGGGTTATGTGCCGTCGGTGTCACTGATTCTTTGCGGTCAGAATGTGAAATTCCCATAACACCGCCCATGGTAATGCACCGCGGACACTACGTCCTCCTGTACCAACTCGACTATCGCGTCGGCGAGCTAAAAGCGCACGACAACGCTGTTTTCGCTGAGTCTCAACAGTGGATGGTTTTAGTTCCGACGTGCGTCTCGGCCGCGGTAGTCGTCGCGAGGTTCACGGGAAGCGGACCGGGAACGCCCGCCGGAGATCCCCGCGCCGCCCCGCAAGGCAGCGCGATCCTTACCGACCGTACGCAGCACTGAGGTCAAGGACTCTTCAAATTCGGCCAACTTCTGGTCGACGTACCGGTCGCAGTCGCTGCGGAGCTTATCCGAATCAGCATGAGCGGAATCGCGGACGCGAGTCGCTTCCTCATTCGCCATCCGTACGACTTCTGATTCGCTAACCAGGCGGGCCTGTTCTTTCAGGCCTTCGTTCACGCTACGGTCGTAGGACTCATTACCCGACGCGACCAAGCGCTCCGCTTCAGCAGCCGCGCGGCCTGTGACGTCATCGTATTCACGCTGGGCATCTTGGACAATGGAGTCTGCCTCGTCCTCGGCGTGGGCGACCATGCCATGGGCGCGATCTTCCGCGTCATTCATCATCGCGTCGCACTTTTCTTGTGCTTCGGCTACTAAACGCTGGGCTTCAGCCTCGGCATCAGCCACCATGGAGTGCGAGCGTTCAGTGGCTTCATTAATGATGCCGTCGCGCTTATCCAGAACATCCTGCGCATCGTCCATC of Corynebacterium kroppenstedtii DSM 44385 contains these proteins:
- a CDS encoding YceD family protein is translated as MGISHSDRKESVTPTAHNPLSLDVSTVSQQSGAVETIDTEGPSPVRIGPEMIAFGVGTPLGVHATVTNVGEGLVVDAEISGSGEAECVRCLKPLTPHLSFHINGVWALTEGFITSEDSDDDDDDDPTPMVKDNRLDLTQAVIDEAGVSLPFSPTCEEFGEECDSQTPEPDGVSGETETVDPRWAGLQDKLKDLRDV
- a CDS encoding DivIVA domain-containing protein, coding for MYRTFEGIDELLQMVDQAYGVPMTSNCMVPRREVLDLLDEIRNAIPTEMDDAQDVLDKRDGIINEATERSHSMVADAEAEAQRLVAEAQEKCDAMMNDAEDRAHGMVAHAEDEADSIVQDAQREYDDVTGRAAAEAERLVASGNESYDRSVNEGLKEQARLVSESEVVRMANEEATRVRDSAHADSDKLRSDCDRYVDQKLAEFEESLTSVLRTVGKDRAALRGGAGISGGRSRSASREPRDDYRGRDARRN
- the rnc gene encoding ribonuclease III gives rise to the protein MSKQKNSKHERLTGEEAWAAAFGDVDHQPLLDGFGVSLPADALRLALTHRSFANENGMLPNNERLEFLGDAVLGLSVAERLYRDYPDRTESEISKMRAGVVNMYALADVAREIGLGDHVLLGRGEQLTNGKDKNSILADTTEAMLGAIYLEHGFQTAKDVILRLFKSRIESAPTVGLHMDWKTELLEKIAGRGLGEPEYNTTISGPAHDPHFTSTVSLQGKVWGHGEGHTKKEAEHHAAREANDAL